The following are from one region of the Escherichia sp. E4742 genome:
- a CDS encoding PerC family transcriptional regulator: MEDTVAQKLEAAGCWRRASARWLFVMGNVECTEAQREWLLLRREYCLEQILPPALPEKLDISEVSKAADATLRRMGIASPSGEVFRKGIPTC; the protein is encoded by the coding sequence GTGGAAGACACGGTTGCGCAGAAACTGGAGGCTGCTGGTTGCTGGCGCAGAGCTTCTGCCCGCTGGCTTTTCGTTATGGGCAATGTTGAATGTACAGAAGCACAACGGGAGTGGTTGTTGTTGCGACGGGAATATTGTCTGGAGCAGATATTACCGCCAGCATTACCGGAGAAACTGGATATCAGTGAGGTGTCGAAAGCCGCTGATGCCACGCTGAGACGAATGGGTATTGCCAGTCCATCCGGGGAGGTATTCAGAAAAGGTATACCTACCTGTTGA
- a CDS encoding VRR-NUC domain-containing protein yields the protein MEMPDLPETPTSDIPTGANNQPWDCTTTGVEMVEKQSRLPTTENRQYLHIKVEYAMRFPQLSVQIRRKGKTYQMSLKQTIMSGLIRVDEIARNYCWYYKAEVAFDMRTTPPRPFLSSTLLEKDGAGRRHTTNPFPVPGRGIYRRPDVIIVKNKEDRWPGLAGPDTEGNMHSDNLARLVEVKFPGDVLSREQYNEYMQIVGRNRTRMTILEIHDCRPEEHQWVDQVVNVTMKAWQTSGAKYWPLALYPPVFMPRPPSTPVAARIEPWTYAGKVVSDLSEGAVRGVAEGWNALSKEMQLVLNSAASWLNDSGEWVYRQGSEVWVWASQTGKSVKSWTNAQIKVAWTEIQHATDMTLDMLKQVDWVQVLTNVAKTVGVILVAVGVGGLVVTLGIPEAIIGAFLLIVRLAISAWGTLATILGTGTAVLAVG from the coding sequence ATGGAAATGCCCGATTTACCCGAGACACCGACATCTGATATTCCCACCGGGGCGAACAACCAGCCGTGGGACTGCACTACGACGGGTGTCGAAATGGTCGAAAAGCAGTCGCGTTTGCCAACCACGGAAAACCGTCAGTACCTGCATATAAAGGTGGAATACGCCATGCGTTTTCCGCAACTGTCGGTACAAATCCGCCGGAAAGGTAAAACTTACCAGATGAGCCTTAAGCAGACCATTATGAGTGGTCTTATTCGCGTGGATGAAATCGCCCGCAATTACTGCTGGTATTATAAGGCGGAGGTGGCGTTTGATATGCGCACTACGCCGCCACGCCCTTTTCTGAGCAGTACGCTGCTGGAAAAAGACGGTGCTGGCCGTCGCCACACGACCAATCCTTTCCCTGTGCCCGGCAGGGGCATTTACCGCCGCCCGGACGTGATTATTGTTAAAAATAAGGAGGACCGCTGGCCCGGACTGGCGGGGCCGGATACTGAAGGTAATATGCACAGCGATAACCTGGCCCGTCTGGTGGAGGTGAAGTTTCCGGGGGATGTTCTTTCTCGGGAGCAGTACAACGAATATATGCAGATTGTGGGCAGGAACCGAACCCGCATGACCATTCTGGAGATTCACGACTGTCGCCCGGAAGAGCACCAGTGGGTTGACCAGGTGGTCAACGTGACGATGAAAGCCTGGCAGACCAGCGGCGCGAAATACTGGCCGCTGGCTCTTTACCCGCCAGTCTTTATGCCCCGTCCGCCATCAACCCCCGTTGCTGCCAGAATAGAGCCCTGGACTTACGCTGGTAAAGTAGTATCTGACCTCAGTGAGGGGGCGGTGCGTGGTGTGGCTGAAGGCTGGAATGCCCTGTCAAAAGAGATGCAACTGGTCCTGAATTCAGCAGCCAGCTGGCTTAACGACAGCGGTGAGTGGGTTTACCGGCAGGGAAGTGAGGTCTGGGTCTGGGCCAGCCAAACCGGTAAGTCGGTGAAATCCTGGACCAACGCCCAGATTAAGGTCGCATGGACAGAAATACAGCACGCCACCGATATGACGCTTGATATGCTGAAACAGGTGGACTGGGTACAGGTTTTAACCAACGTCGCGAAAACGGTCGGCGTTATTCTGGTTGCTGTGGGTGTCGGCGGACTGGTCGTAACGCTGGGTATCCCGGAAGCCATTATTGGCGCGTTTTTACTGATTGTTCGTCTGGCAATAAGCGCCTGGGGAACACTGGCGACGATTCTCGGTACGGGTACGGCGGTACTGGCAGTTGGTTAA
- a CDS encoding VasL domain-containing protein: protein MTQLSGTSSLLNHASEWITLSGQQITRLTELPPAYNLQRSAQLLQQLMVLFPDNPRVQEMVDNWQKSVRSRALPEEAMTGWNEGMIRLQQLAERLNCLDEQRGKYMTVSELKTAVFGIMQAFNRHIPAEEQLRRYGEARQQNDSEQQQKQAEMALNQLINRYQMELAGKPERQP, encoded by the coding sequence ATGACACAGCTCAGCGGAACATCCTCACTGTTAAATCATGCGTCAGAGTGGATAACCCTTTCCGGTCAGCAGATAACGCGACTGACAGAATTACCCCCGGCATACAACCTGCAGCGCAGTGCGCAGTTGCTGCAGCAACTGATGGTACTTTTCCCCGATAATCCCCGGGTACAGGAAATGGTGGATAACTGGCAGAAGAGTGTAAGGAGTCGTGCGCTCCCGGAAGAGGCGATGACGGGCTGGAACGAAGGCATGATCCGTTTACAGCAACTGGCTGAGCGCCTGAACTGTCTGGATGAACAGCGGGGAAAATACATGACGGTCAGTGAACTGAAAACGGCGGTGTTTGGCATCATGCAGGCTTTTAACCGACATATCCCGGCAGAAGAGCAGTTACGGCGCTATGGTGAGGCTCGTCAACAAAACGACAGCGAACAGCAGCAAAAACAGGCTGAAATGGCACTGAATCAGTTGATTAATCGTTATCAGATGGAGCTCGCAGGCAAACCGGAGAGACAACCATAA
- a CDS encoding phosphoadenosine phosphosulfate reductase, producing MSDTFLTEKILTGENVLRAATARIEWIFETFQSVCLSFSGGKDSTVLFHLVANVARRKKCHFSVLFIDWEAQYQCTIEHIQKMREMYHDVTETFYWVALPLTTVNGVSQFQPEWICWEPGVEWVRQAPEEAITDMAYFPFYRYAMTFEEFVPAFSSWFAGNRCGVAVLTGVRADESLNRFMGLVSQRKLRYADDKPWTTASPEGFYYTMYPLYDWKTRDIWIYHTRTRAIYNPLYDLMHRAGVPLRNMRVCEPFGPEQRKGLWLYHVLEPETWARMCERVSGAASGALYANESGAYFALRKRISKPAHHTWRSYAMFLLDVMPEKTAEHYRNKIAVYLRWYQTRGFPDDIPDEQENDLGSRDIPSWRRICKTLIKNDFWCRTLSFSPNKPRHYERYLQRMKERRKEWGIL from the coding sequence ATGAGTGATACATTTTTAACTGAAAAAATTCTTACTGGAGAAAATGTTCTGCGTGCAGCAACCGCCCGCATTGAGTGGATCTTTGAAACTTTTCAGTCTGTATGCCTGTCTTTTTCAGGTGGAAAGGATTCCACCGTGCTTTTTCATCTGGTGGCAAATGTGGCTCGCAGGAAAAAATGTCATTTCTCTGTATTGTTTATTGACTGGGAAGCCCAGTACCAGTGCACCATTGAACATATTCAGAAGATGCGGGAAATGTACCATGATGTGACGGAAACCTTTTACTGGGTGGCACTCCCCCTGACTACGGTAAACGGTGTCTCTCAGTTTCAGCCGGAGTGGATATGCTGGGAGCCAGGTGTGGAGTGGGTTCGCCAGGCACCTGAAGAGGCTATTACGGATATGGCGTATTTTCCCTTTTACCGGTATGCCATGACTTTTGAAGAATTTGTTCCGGCATTTTCTTCCTGGTTTGCCGGTAACCGGTGTGGAGTGGCAGTGCTGACTGGTGTCCGTGCGGATGAATCGCTCAATCGCTTTATGGGACTGGTGTCCCAGCGCAAACTGAGATATGCCGATGATAAGCCCTGGACAACGGCATCGCCTGAAGGGTTTTACTACACCATGTATCCGCTGTATGACTGGAAAACTCGTGATATCTGGATATATCACACCAGAACCCGGGCTATCTACAATCCCCTGTATGACCTGATGCACCGTGCCGGTGTGCCGTTACGCAACATGCGTGTCTGTGAGCCTTTTGGTCCTGAACAGCGTAAGGGGCTGTGGCTTTATCATGTTCTGGAGCCGGAAACCTGGGCCAGGATGTGTGAGCGGGTGTCAGGGGCTGCCAGCGGGGCACTTTATGCCAATGAAAGCGGGGCTTATTTTGCCCTGCGTAAGCGCATATCAAAACCGGCCCATCATACCTGGCGCAGTTACGCGATGTTCCTGCTGGATGTGATGCCGGAAAAAACGGCAGAACATTACCGCAACAAGATAGCTGTCTATCTCCGCTGGTATCAGACGCGGGGCTTTCCGGATGACATCCCGGATGAACAGGAAAATGACCTGGGGAGCCGGGATATTCCGTCCTGGCGACGTATCTGTAAGACTCTCATAAAGAATGATTTCTGGTGCCGTACCCTCTCCTTCAGTCCGAACAAACCCCGGCACTATGAACGTTATCTGCAGCGTATGAAAGAAAGGAGGAAGGAATGGGGGATTCTGTGA
- the tssE gene encoding type VI secretion system baseplate subunit TssE produces MSHHSPSLYETLYGNFTGGLDLHQVSEENQVIVSVLDNMQRILNTRAGSLKHLPDYGLPDMTTVLQGMPGTAHQLMRVLSDVLLKYEPRIKRVDVTMQEQTQPGELHYVIDAELKDAGLVRYGTTFMPEGRVLLRYLKQQQFVDNSSYYHV; encoded by the coding sequence ATGTCTCATCATAGCCCCTCCCTTTACGAAACCTTATACGGAAATTTTACCGGTGGCCTCGACCTCCATCAGGTCAGTGAAGAAAATCAGGTCATCGTGTCGGTGCTCGATAACATGCAGCGTATTCTGAATACCCGGGCCGGGAGCCTTAAACATCTTCCGGACTATGGGCTGCCGGATATGACAACCGTTCTGCAGGGAATGCCGGGTACGGCGCATCAACTGATGCGCGTGCTTTCAGACGTTCTGCTGAAGTATGAGCCACGTATTAAGCGCGTTGACGTGACGATGCAGGAACAGACTCAGCCTGGTGAGTTGCATTATGTCATTGATGCAGAACTTAAAGATGCCGGGCTGGTTCGTTACGGAACAACATTTATGCCGGAGGGCAGGGTGTTGCTGCGCTATCTTAAGCAACAGCAGTTTGTGGACAATTCATCTTATTATCATGTCTGA
- the cas3 gene encoding CRISPR-associated helicase Cas3', with product MTFWDFWGKTRRGEKEGGDDYHLLCWHSLDVAAMGYLMVKSNCFGLADYFRQLGFANTEQPAQFFAWLLCWHDTGKFARSFQQLYLHPQLRRPEGARKNYEKISHSTLGYWLWHHYLRGCEELLPSSSLSPRKLKRVIDMWMPVTTGHHGRPPDSIDELDNFLPEDKAAARDFLIAIKPLFPLIEIPAFWDEDEGVELIKQLSWYISATVVLADWTGSSTRFFPRVAQTMDIEDYWQKALVQAQNALTVFPPKAQTVPFTGINTLFPFIEHPTPLQQKVLDLDISQPGPQLFILEDVTGAGKTEAALILAHRLMAAGKAQGLFFGLPTMATANAMYDRLVKTWLAFYSPESRPSLVLAHSARTLMDRFNESLWSGDLVGSEEPDEQTFSQGCAAWFADSNKKALLAEIGVGTLDQAMMAVMPFKHNNLRLLGLSNKILLADEIHACDAYMSCILEGLIERQARGGNSVILLSATLSQQQRDKLVAAFARGAEGQQEAPFLEKEDYPWLTHVTKSDVNSHRVATRKEVERSVSVGWLHSEQECIARIESAVSQGKCIAWIRNSVDDAIKIHRQLLARGVIPASSLSLFHSRFAFSDRQRIETETLARFGKEDGSQRAGKVLISTQVLEQSVDCDMDEMISDLAPIDLLIQRAGRLQRHIRDINGQLKRDGKDERSPPELLILAPVWDDAPGDEWFGSAMRNSAYVYPDHGRIWLTQRVLREQGAIQMPHSARLLIESVYGEDVVMPEGFARSEQEQVGKYYCDRAMAKKFVLNFRPGYAANINDYLPEKQSTRLAEESVSLWLATCINGVVKPYATGAHAWEMSVVRVRRSWWKKHRDEFSLLEGEAFRQWCIEQRQDPEMANVILVSDDESCGYSATEGLIGKVD from the coding sequence ATGACTTTTTGGGATTTTTGGGGAAAAACCCGACGTGGCGAGAAAGAGGGTGGTGACGACTATCACCTCCTTTGCTGGCATTCGCTGGATGTAGCCGCAATGGGCTATTTAATGGTTAAAAGCAACTGCTTCGGGCTGGCTGACTATTTTCGTCAATTAGGTTTCGCTAACACGGAGCAGCCAGCACAATTTTTCGCCTGGTTGTTGTGCTGGCACGATACGGGAAAATTTGCCCGCTCATTTCAGCAACTTTACCTGCACCCACAACTCAGGAGGCCGGAAGGTGCCAGAAAAAATTACGAAAAAATCTCTCATTCAACGCTGGGCTACTGGTTGTGGCATCATTATTTAAGAGGATGCGAAGAGTTGCTTCCTTCATCTTCACTCTCTCCGCGCAAGCTCAAACGGGTAATAGATATGTGGATGCCCGTAACTACCGGGCATCATGGTCGGCCTCCTGACAGTATTGATGAACTGGATAATTTTCTGCCTGAAGATAAAGCTGCTGCACGAGATTTTCTCATTGCAATCAAACCACTGTTTCCGCTCATCGAGATCCCCGCATTCTGGGATGAGGACGAGGGAGTTGAACTTATAAAACAACTTTCCTGGTATATCTCTGCAACCGTCGTACTTGCAGACTGGACGGGATCGTCAACGCGATTTTTTCCACGCGTCGCACAGACAATGGATATTGAAGATTACTGGCAAAAGGCTTTAGTTCAGGCTCAAAACGCCTTAACCGTCTTCCCGCCAAAAGCACAAACCGTGCCTTTCACCGGAATTAATACGCTGTTTCCTTTTATTGAGCACCCGACACCGTTACAGCAAAAGGTACTGGATCTGGATATCAGCCAGCCAGGGCCACAATTATTTATTCTGGAAGATGTGACTGGCGCAGGTAAAACAGAAGCGGCGCTTATCCTGGCGCACAGGTTGATGGCTGCGGGGAAAGCACAGGGTTTGTTTTTTGGCCTGCCAACAATGGCAACGGCCAATGCCATGTACGATCGGTTGGTCAAAACCTGGCTTGCTTTCTATTCTCCAGAATCTCGCCCCAGCCTGGTGCTGGCACACAGTGCCCGCACATTAATGGACCGCTTTAATGAATCACTCTGGTCCGGTGATTTAGTCGGGTCAGAAGAACCGGATGAACAAACGTTCAGTCAGGGATGTGCGGCCTGGTTTGCCGACAGTAACAAGAAGGCGTTGCTGGCTGAAATTGGCGTCGGCACTTTGGATCAGGCGATGATGGCGGTGATGCCGTTCAAACATAATAATCTGCGGCTTCTGGGGCTGAGTAATAAAATCCTGCTGGCTGATGAGATCCACGCCTGTGACGCTTACATGTCGTGCATTCTTGAAGGGTTGATCGAACGGCAGGCGCGCGGCGGAAACAGCGTCATTTTGCTTTCTGCTACGTTATCCCAACAGCAGCGCGACAAACTCGTCGCCGCCTTTGCGCGTGGCGCAGAGGGTCAGCAAGAAGCTCCGTTCCTGGAAAAAGAAGATTACCCCTGGCTGACGCATGTCACGAAATCGGATGTGAATTCACACCGGGTAGCTACGCGCAAAGAAGTTGAGCGTAGCGTGAGCGTGGGTTGGCTCCATAGTGAACAAGAGTGTATTGCGCGTATCGAATCGGCGGTAAGTCAGGGGAAATGCATCGCCTGGATTCGGAATTCTGTCGATGACGCTATTAAGATTCATCGTCAGCTGCTTGCCCGCGGCGTCATTCCTGCTTCCAGCCTTTCACTTTTTCATAGCCGCTTTGCTTTTAGCGATCGCCAGCGAATTGAAACGGAAACGCTGGCACGCTTTGGTAAAGAAGACGGTTCACAGCGTGCCGGAAAAGTCCTTATTAGCACTCAGGTATTGGAGCAGAGCGTTGATTGCGATATGGATGAAATGATTTCCGACCTGGCCCCTATCGATTTGCTGATCCAACGCGCGGGGCGATTACAGCGGCATATCCGCGATATTAATGGTCAGTTAAAGCGTGACGGAAAAGACGAGCGTTCCCCTCCTGAATTGCTGATTCTGGCCCCCGTCTGGGACGACGCTCCTGGTGACGAATGGTTCGGCAGTGCCATGCGTAACAGTGCATATGTCTACCCGGATCATGGGCGAATCTGGCTGACCCAGCGTGTGCTGCGTGAGCAAGGCGCTATTCAGATGCCACACTCAGCCCGCCTTCTTATTGAATCAGTCTACGGTGAGGACGTGGTAATGCCGGAAGGATTTGCCCGCAGCGAGCAGGAGCAAGTGGGCAAATATTACTGCGATCGCGCAATGGCTAAAAAGTTTGTGCTGAACTTCAGGCCCGGCTATGCCGCCAATATCAACGATTACCTCCCTGAAAAACAGTCGACACGTCTGGCTGAGGAGTCTGTTTCCCTGTGGCTGGCTACCTGTATTAACGGCGTGGTGAAGCCTTATGCCACCGGTGCTCACGCATGGGAGATGAGTGTTGTCAGAGTGCGTCGAAGCTGGTGGAAAAAACATCGGGATGAATTTTCTTTACTGGAAGGGGAAGCGTTCAGGCAGTGGTGCATTGAACAGCGGCAAGATCCGGAGATGGCAAACGTGATTTTAGTTTCCGATGACGAAAGTTGCGGGTATTCGGCTACGGAGGGATTGATTGGAAAGGTTGATTGA
- a CDS encoding IbrB-like domain-containing protein, producing MGDSVTPEILSNMIRQYFSQERPEEEAIQALNHLRRVLHEVSPFAQEPVDCVLWVKADEVVANDYNPNVMAPGEKKLLKHSLEQDGFTQPVVVSEEKEHYLVVDGFHRQLLGREAGTGKRLKGWLPVTCINPERKGQASRIAATIRHNRARGKHQITSMSDIVRDLSRLGWTDERIGTELGMDQDEVLRLKQISGLTELFQEEDFSPAWTVR from the coding sequence ATGGGGGATTCTGTGACACCGGAGATACTGAGCAACATGATTCGTCAGTACTTCAGCCAGGAACGACCAGAAGAAGAGGCCATACAGGCCCTGAATCATCTGCGCAGGGTGCTTCATGAGGTCAGTCCATTTGCACAGGAGCCTGTGGACTGTGTGCTGTGGGTGAAAGCAGATGAGGTGGTGGCCAACGATTATAACCCCAATGTCATGGCGCCGGGTGAGAAGAAACTGCTGAAACATTCACTGGAGCAGGATGGGTTCACGCAGCCTGTGGTTGTCTCGGAAGAGAAGGAGCATTATCTGGTCGTGGATGGTTTTCATCGTCAATTACTGGGCAGGGAAGCAGGTACGGGAAAACGCCTGAAGGGCTGGTTGCCAGTGACCTGTATTAATCCGGAAAGAAAGGGACAGGCCTCACGTATTGCTGCAACCATTAGACATAACCGGGCCAGGGGGAAGCACCAGATAACTTCAATGTCTGATATTGTCAGGGACCTGTCGCGGCTGGGCTGGACGGATGAACGTATTGGTACGGAGCTGGGTATGGACCAGGATGAAGTTCTCAGGTTGAAACAGATTAGCGGGCTGACGGAGCTGTTTCAGGAAGAGGATTTCAGTCCGGCATGGACGGTTCGCTGA
- a CDS encoding AAA domain-containing protein: MIFPFGLNESQLLAVERAFSSQISVIEGPPGTGKTQTILNIVANILIQNKTVAILSNNNSAVSNVYEKMDKQQLGYVVARLGSTENRQQFFSTSISRSEEVLPDSPSANAIDDVLQQVKKHLNAINQVASLKAEINELNIEYKYLQQWQSQNLRPEELFSHKYRFSSQKTTDLMAYIHYLSDRRIGFRNRIDFLLNFRILKVKPLMIPERRLALFTFLQLSYYEKTIREKQISLNEYEEVLKKSDFKILLGSLTSWSVLYLKQHLRRNISTRNSFSAETYRDEFDRFIKRFPVIGSSTHSIINSIGKGALLDYVIIDEASQQDIIPGILGLGCARNVIVVGDRKQLPHVPVLLPNSPSPPAEYYNCEKYSLLDSVCMLFRNMVPVTLLKEHYRCHPKIIQFCNKQFYDNALIPLTVDSGEASLSLVITAKGNHTRNFSNLRELESLEGHYWDEESSRGYIAPYNAQVNLAETVLPADFVKSTVHKFQGRECDEIVFSTVLDKKRSSQQSRNIAFVDNPELVNVAVSRARNKFTLVTGNDVFERHAGHIAALIRYIKYYADDGEIFESPVISAFDLLYSEYDKSLERLNSRLNSNDSRFKSEQIVACLLRDIMSQDSYRSMMFHSQIALNQLVLLERGDFTHRELLFMRNRASCDFVVYYKVGKTPLGVIEVDGGYHLTSVQAERDELKNSILKKCGLPLLRLRTIDSDIEGKLGAFLSGLSG; this comes from the coding sequence TTGATTTTTCCGTTTGGTCTTAATGAAAGTCAGTTGCTGGCTGTCGAACGGGCATTCTCCTCACAGATTTCAGTTATTGAAGGACCACCTGGAACAGGTAAAACACAGACTATACTCAATATTGTTGCTAATATATTAATTCAGAATAAAACAGTGGCAATTTTGTCCAATAATAACTCAGCTGTCAGTAATGTTTATGAAAAGATGGACAAACAGCAACTGGGGTATGTGGTGGCACGACTGGGGAGTACGGAGAACAGGCAACAGTTTTTTTCAACGTCGATTTCGCGTTCTGAGGAAGTCTTACCTGACTCACCGTCTGCAAATGCGATTGATGATGTACTTCAACAAGTGAAAAAACACCTGAATGCCATTAACCAGGTCGCTTCGTTAAAAGCAGAAATTAATGAGCTGAATATTGAGTATAAATACCTGCAGCAATGGCAGAGTCAGAATCTTCGACCGGAGGAGCTTTTTTCTCACAAATACCGATTTTCCTCACAAAAAACAACCGACCTGATGGCTTATATTCATTACCTTTCTGACAGGCGGATTGGATTCAGAAACAGAATTGATTTTTTGTTAAACTTCAGGATACTGAAAGTCAAACCATTGATGATTCCGGAGAGAAGGCTGGCACTGTTTACTTTTCTTCAGCTTTCTTATTATGAAAAAACTATCCGGGAAAAACAAATTTCTCTGAATGAATATGAGGAAGTATTAAAAAAATCTGATTTCAAAATTTTACTGGGGAGCCTGACATCATGGTCTGTGCTTTATTTAAAGCAACATCTGCGAAGAAATATTTCAACAAGAAATTCATTCTCGGCAGAGACATACAGGGATGAATTTGACCGTTTTATAAAGCGTTTTCCGGTTATTGGTAGCAGCACGCATTCGATTATTAACTCTATCGGTAAGGGTGCCCTTCTTGATTATGTGATTATTGATGAAGCCTCACAGCAGGATATTATTCCGGGAATACTTGGGCTGGGATGTGCCCGTAATGTAATCGTTGTAGGGGATCGTAAGCAACTTCCACATGTTCCCGTATTACTCCCGAACAGCCCATCTCCACCGGCAGAATACTATAATTGTGAGAAATATAGTCTACTTGATTCGGTTTGTATGTTGTTCAGGAACATGGTGCCAGTAACTCTTCTTAAAGAGCATTATCGCTGTCATCCTAAAATCATTCAATTTTGTAATAAGCAGTTTTATGATAATGCTCTGATACCTCTAACGGTTGATTCAGGTGAAGCCTCATTATCTCTGGTCATCACGGCAAAAGGAAACCATACCCGTAATTTTTCAAATCTCAGGGAGCTTGAATCTCTGGAAGGTCATTACTGGGATGAAGAAAGTAGCAGGGGATACATCGCTCCATATAATGCACAGGTTAATCTGGCTGAAACAGTGCTGCCCGCTGATTTTGTGAAATCGACGGTGCATAAATTTCAGGGGCGGGAGTGCGATGAAATAGTGTTTTCCACTGTGCTGGATAAGAAACGCAGCAGCCAGCAAAGTCGGAACATCGCGTTTGTTGATAATCCTGAACTGGTGAATGTCGCTGTTTCAAGGGCCCGAAATAAATTTACGCTGGTGACTGGTAATGATGTATTTGAACGCCACGCTGGACATATTGCGGCACTGATTCGTTACATCAAATACTACGCTGATGACGGAGAAATTTTCGAGAGCCCGGTGATATCAGCTTTTGATTTGCTGTACAGTGAGTATGACAAATCACTGGAACGACTGAATAGTAGATTGAATTCAAATGATTCACGCTTTAAGTCAGAACAGATTGTTGCCTGCCTGTTGCGGGATATCATGTCGCAGGATAGTTATCGGAGTATGATGTTTCATTCACAAATAGCGCTGAATCAGTTGGTGTTGCTGGAGCGGGGAGATTTTACACACCGTGAGCTGTTATTCATGCGCAACCGGGCCAGTTGTGACTTTGTTGTTTACTATAAGGTCGGGAAGACACCATTAGGGGTTATTGAAGTGGACGGAGGTTATCATCTGACCAGTGTCCAGGCTGAACGTGATGAACTTAAAAACAGTATACTGAAGAAATGTGGCCTGCCATTATTAAGATTACGTACTATAGACAGTGATATAGAAGGGAAGTTGGGAGCGTTTCTGTCAGGTCTGTCAGGCTAA